Proteins from a genomic interval of Pseudomonas silesiensis:
- a CDS encoding DUF6124 family protein codes for MLNDNAKPSHTTESPKFDPESPSRKPAMAERRPNPIFTIVPTVNSETLLVHACETLASASVMASELAFILEGPKCNLALAIQQMISLAELSVNRVLDQVDPQE; via the coding sequence ATGCTCAACGACAACGCTAAGCCATCCCATACAACCGAGTCGCCAAAATTCGATCCAGAGTCTCCATCTCGCAAGCCAGCCATGGCCGAGCGTCGTCCCAACCCCATCTTCACCATTGTCCCCACCGTAAATAGCGAGACGCTCCTGGTTCACGCCTGTGAAACCCTTGCTTCAGCCAGTGTCATGGCCAGTGAGTTGGCGTTTATCCTTGAAGGTCCGAAATGTAATCTGGCATTGGCGATTCAGCAGATGATTTCATTGGCGGAGTTGTCGGTGAATCGGGTGTTGGATCAGGTTGATCCGCAGGAGTAG
- the mqo gene encoding malate dehydrogenase (quinone), whose translation MFKKMNTALLGLALSMGITSVQAEEAKKVDVLLIGGGIMSATLGVWLNELEPGTSMEMIERLDGVAQESSNGWNNAGTGHSALAELNYTPEDDKGNVQIPKAVEINEAFQISRQFWAWQVQQGVLKNPRSFINSTPHMSFVWGDDNIKFLKKRYEALQASPLFAGMQYSEDPAVIKKWVPLMMEGRDPNQKIAATWSPIGTDVNFGEITRQFVAHLQTTPKFDLKLSSEVQDITRNEDGSWRVSYKNLKDGKKSETDAKFVFIGAGGGALHLLQKSGIPEAKEYAGFPVGGSFLVTENPTLAEQHLAKAYGKASVGAPPMSVPHLDTRVLDGKRVILFGPFATFSTKFLKEGSYLDLLSTTTTHNVWPMTKVGIKEYPLVEYLAGQLMLSDEDRLDALKEYFPNAKAEDWRLWQAGQRVQIIKRDEAAGGVLKLGTEIVASQDGSIAGLLGASPGASTAAPIMLTVLQKVFKDKVASPAWQEKLHQIVPSYGTQLNGSPEKVAEEWAYTAKVLELTPPPVIGQAAVPAVPAVPAAAEQPKAVKENAASDMAL comes from the coding sequence ATGTTTAAAAAAATGAACACAGCCCTGCTGGGGCTCGCTTTGTCGATGGGGATCACGTCCGTTCAGGCGGAAGAGGCAAAGAAGGTCGACGTGCTGCTGATTGGCGGCGGGATCATGAGCGCGACCCTGGGTGTGTGGCTCAACGAGCTGGAACCCGGCACCTCGATGGAAATGATCGAGCGTCTCGACGGCGTCGCCCAGGAAAGCTCCAACGGCTGGAACAACGCCGGCACCGGTCACTCAGCCCTGGCCGAGCTGAACTACACCCCGGAAGACGACAAGGGCAACGTGCAGATCCCGAAAGCCGTTGAAATCAACGAAGCTTTCCAGATCTCCCGTCAGTTCTGGGCCTGGCAGGTCCAGCAAGGCGTGCTGAAAAACCCGCGTTCGTTCATCAACTCCACGCCGCACATGAGCTTTGTGTGGGGCGACGACAACATCAAGTTCCTGAAAAAGCGCTACGAAGCCCTGCAAGCGAGCCCGCTGTTCGCCGGCATGCAGTACTCCGAAGACCCGGCGGTGATCAAGAAGTGGGTGCCGCTGATGATGGAAGGGCGTGACCCGAACCAGAAAATCGCCGCCACCTGGTCCCCGATCGGTACCGACGTCAACTTCGGCGAAATCACCCGCCAGTTCGTTGCGCACCTGCAAACCACGCCGAAATTCGACCTGAAACTGTCCAGCGAAGTGCAGGACATCACCCGGAACGAAGACGGCAGCTGGCGCGTCAGCTACAAAAACCTCAAGGACGGCAAAAAATCCGAAACCGACGCCAAGTTCGTGTTCATCGGCGCCGGCGGCGGTGCCCTGCATCTGCTGCAGAAGTCCGGCATTCCTGAAGCCAAGGAATACGCAGGCTTCCCGGTAGGCGGCTCGTTCCTCGTCACCGAAAACCCGACCCTCGCCGAGCAACACCTGGCCAAGGCCTACGGCAAAGCCTCGGTTGGCGCACCGCCGATGTCGGTCCCGCACCTGGACACCCGTGTCCTGGACGGCAAGCGCGTCATCCTGTTTGGCCCATTCGCGACCTTCAGCACCAAGTTCCTCAAGGAAGGCTCGTACCTGGACCTGCTGAGCACCACCACCACCCACAACGTGTGGCCAATGACCAAGGTCGGCATCAAGGAATACCCGCTGGTCGAGTACCTCGCCGGCCAACTGATGCTGTCGGACGAAGACCGCCTCGACGCCCTGAAGGAATACTTCCCGAACGCCAAGGCCGAAGACTGGCGCCTGTGGCAAGCCGGCCAGCGCGTGCAGATCATCAAGCGTGACGAAGCCGCCGGTGGCGTGCTGAAGCTGGGCACCGAGATCGTCGCTTCGCAGGACGGCAGCATTGCCGGTCTGCTGGGTGCGTCGCCGGGCGCTTCGACGGCTGCGCCGATCATGCTGACTGTGCTGCAGAAGGTGTTCAAGGATAAGGTCGCTTCCCCGGCTTGGCAGGAGAAGTTGCATCAGATCGTGCCGAGTTATGGCACGCAGTTGAATGGTAGCCCTGAGAAGGTGGCTGAGGAGTGGGCTTATACCGCCAAGGTGTTGGAGCTGACTCCGCCGCCGGTGATTGGTCAGGCTGCAGTTCCTGCTGTGCCTGCTGTTCCTGCTGCCGCTGAACAGCCGAAGGCTGTGAAAGAGAATGCTGCTAGTGATATGGCTTTGTAA
- the ilvD gene encoding dihydroxy-acid dehydratase, which translates to MSDKVDLRKYSSQVVDGVERAPGRSMLRAVGFTDEDFKKPQIGIASTWAMVTPCNMHIDKLAIEAEKGANAAGAKGVIFNTITISDGIANGTEGMKYSLVSREVIADSIEVVAGCEGFDGLVTVGGCDKNMPGCLIGMARLNRPSIFVYGGTIRPGAGHTDIISVFEAVGQNARGDINEIQVKQIEEVAIPGPGSCGGMYTANTMASAIEALGMSLPGSSSQDAVGSDKASDSFRAGQQVMELLKLDLKPRDIMTRKAFENAIRVVIALAGSTNAVLHLLAMAHAVDVELTLDDFVELGKVSPVVADLRPSGKYMMSELVAIGGIQPLMKRMLAAGMLHGDVLTVTGKTLAENLENVPDYPEGQDVILPFDQPVKKDSHLVVLRGNLSPTGAVAKITGKEGLRFEGTARVYHGEEGALAGILNGEVKAGDVIVIRYEGPKGGPGMREMLSPTSAVMGKGLGKDVALITDGRFSGGSHGFVVGHITPEAFEGGPIALIEDGDRITIDAETRQIMVDVSDAELAERKTRWVRPESKYKRGVLAKYAKTVSSASEGAVTDKYL; encoded by the coding sequence ATGAGCGATAAGGTCGATTTGCGCAAATACTCCTCTCAAGTGGTGGACGGTGTGGAACGTGCACCCGGGCGCTCCATGCTGCGCGCCGTGGGCTTCACCGACGAGGACTTCAAGAAGCCGCAGATCGGCATCGCCTCGACCTGGGCGATGGTCACGCCGTGCAACATGCACATCGACAAGCTGGCGATCGAAGCGGAAAAAGGCGCGAATGCCGCCGGCGCCAAGGGCGTGATCTTCAACACCATCACCATTTCCGACGGCATCGCCAACGGCACCGAGGGCATGAAATATTCCCTGGTGTCGCGGGAGGTGATTGCCGATTCCATCGAAGTCGTCGCCGGTTGCGAGGGCTTTGACGGACTGGTGACCGTAGGTGGCTGCGACAAGAACATGCCAGGCTGCCTGATCGGCATGGCGCGGCTCAATCGCCCTTCCATCTTCGTCTATGGCGGCACCATCCGCCCCGGTGCCGGCCACACCGACATCATTTCGGTGTTCGAAGCGGTCGGCCAGAATGCCCGGGGCGATATCAACGAGATCCAGGTCAAGCAGATCGAGGAAGTGGCGATTCCCGGACCCGGTTCCTGCGGCGGTATGTACACGGCCAACACCATGGCCTCGGCCATCGAGGCGCTGGGCATGAGCCTGCCCGGTTCCAGCTCCCAGGACGCGGTGGGCAGCGACAAGGCCTCGGACAGTTTCCGCGCCGGCCAGCAGGTGATGGAGCTGCTCAAGCTGGACCTCAAGCCCCGGGACATCATGACCCGCAAGGCCTTTGAAAACGCGATTCGGGTGGTAATCGCCCTCGCCGGCTCGACCAATGCGGTGCTGCACCTGTTGGCCATGGCCCATGCGGTGGATGTGGAGCTGACCCTGGATGATTTCGTCGAGCTGGGCAAGGTGTCACCGGTAGTGGCCGACCTGCGCCCCAGCGGCAAGTACATGATGAGCGAACTGGTGGCCATCGGCGGCATCCAGCCGTTGATGAAGCGCATGCTGGCTGCCGGCATGCTGCATGGCGATGTGCTGACGGTCACTGGCAAGACCCTGGCGGAGAACCTGGAAAACGTGCCTGACTATCCCGAAGGCCAGGACGTGATCCTGCCCTTCGACCAGCCGGTGAAGAAGGACTCGCACCTGGTAGTGCTGCGCGGCAACCTGTCGCCCACTGGCGCGGTCGCCAAGATCACCGGCAAGGAGGGCCTGCGTTTTGAAGGCACCGCTCGGGTGTATCACGGTGAGGAAGGCGCGCTGGCGGGCATTCTCAACGGCGAAGTCAAGGCCGGCGACGTGATCGTGATCCGCTACGAAGGCCCCAAGGGCGGACCCGGCATGCGCGAAATGCTCTCGCCGACATCGGCGGTGATGGGCAAGGGCCTGGGCAAGGATGTGGCGCTGATTACCGACGGCCGTTTCTCCGGTGGTTCGCACGGCTTCGTGGTGGGGCATATCACCCCCGAAGCGTTCGAAGGCGGGCCGATTGCGCTGATCGAAGACGGCGACAGGATCACGATCGATGCTGAAACCCGGCAGATCATGGTCGATGTGTCCGACGCCGAGCTGGCCGAGCGCAAGACCCGCTGGGTGCGGCCGGAATCGAAGTACAAGCGCGGGGTGTTGGCCAAGTATGCGAAGACCGTGTCCAGTGCTTCGGAAGGCGCTGTGACGGATAAGTATCTATAG
- a CDS encoding DUF6861 domain-containing protein, which produces MALWNIVPTWFEIEDRITHNMGYQGGHSRIHLNEYKSSISLSIRRIHGIRTAFTRAEWEAANSLRQRFQDLDIASVLNELISVVNQMAMIVAGSVLAGGAMGAGVGAFAGGAGAIPLGMAGAAMGLQVSTWILGALGLVSVAEFFVEGVPRIGEYYLDGINIAWRGTQGDEGLNPYSHDDPFAIDRASQHIARGHEEVVILLLGAIVEYLMRGRGNAHVLASQMRASSKGARLGQWMLKHEEALKKHPDLQQPKHQKGALAPLEAPLPTRRQPENPSPKKPLGMAEHKVPCFNVSKKHTEKIPEFDRQLAGQERGLNDLSVDEFLRGREAFTTKNVLRDPKIAADARKMLSLDIETKLFGDLVAEGVAPKNARISARELTSKKMETLAALHNPDLFAGGKDIISDFGDRRINSSLGSQWPSRISSLDAAANDVPETLRSTIKVNAKLERCK; this is translated from the coding sequence ATGGCGCTTTGGAACATCGTGCCCACATGGTTTGAAATAGAAGATCGGATAACTCACAACATGGGCTATCAGGGAGGACACTCCCGTATTCACCTCAATGAATACAAGTCCTCCATAAGCCTGAGTATTCGGCGAATCCACGGCATCAGGACGGCGTTCACTCGAGCAGAGTGGGAGGCCGCCAATTCCTTGAGGCAACGCTTCCAAGACCTCGACATCGCCAGCGTCCTGAACGAACTGATCAGCGTCGTTAATCAAATGGCAATGATCGTTGCCGGCAGTGTCCTGGCAGGCGGCGCAATGGGTGCCGGCGTAGGCGCGTTTGCAGGAGGCGCGGGCGCCATCCCGTTGGGGATGGCTGGCGCTGCAATGGGCTTGCAAGTCAGCACCTGGATACTGGGAGCACTCGGCCTGGTTTCCGTTGCCGAGTTTTTCGTCGAGGGCGTGCCGCGCATTGGCGAGTACTACCTGGATGGCATCAACATCGCGTGGAGAGGGACACAGGGCGATGAGGGATTAAATCCCTACAGCCATGATGATCCTTTTGCCATAGACCGGGCCTCCCAGCACATCGCACGGGGACATGAGGAAGTCGTCATCCTCTTGCTGGGAGCAATCGTTGAGTACCTCATGCGAGGGCGAGGTAATGCCCACGTTCTTGCCAGTCAGATGCGAGCAAGCTCCAAAGGTGCGCGACTGGGGCAGTGGATGCTCAAGCATGAAGAAGCACTAAAAAAACATCCGGACCTGCAACAACCGAAACATCAAAAGGGCGCGCTCGCCCCACTGGAAGCGCCACTGCCCACACGTCGCCAACCAGAAAATCCTTCACCAAAAAAACCGTTGGGCATGGCGGAGCACAAGGTGCCATGCTTCAACGTAAGCAAGAAGCATACTGAGAAGATTCCGGAGTTTGATCGGCAGTTGGCGGGGCAGGAAAGAGGGTTGAATGATTTGAGCGTGGACGAGTTCTTGAGGGGACGGGAGGCGTTTACGACGAAGAACGTTTTGAGGGATCCGAAGATTGCTGCGGATGCTCGCAAAATGCTTAGTCTTGATATTGAAACCAAATTATTTGGCGATCTGGTGGCTGAGGGAGTAGCCCCAAAAAATGCAAGGATTTCAGCCAGAGAACTGACCTCTAAAAAAATGGAAACGCTGGCCGCTTTGCATAATCCCGATCTGTTTGCAGGAGGAAAGGATATTATCAGTGACTTTGGAGACCGACGAATCAACTCGAGCCTCGGGTCCCAATGGCCCAGTAGAATAAGTAGCCTGGATGCTGCTGCCAATGACGTGCCAGAAACATTGCGCAGCACGATAAAGGTTAATGCTAAACTTGAAAGATGCAAATAG
- a CDS encoding AbrB family transcriptional regulator, with amino-acid sequence MKTLLCLLIAISVGVALQYAGIPHGLLLGSILATALFASNLRFSPTLPLSLGYVQIVLGIATGLMFKSWDSQTAAAMLPSLGFMLLALAVQSAVAGCWLLRVSGWNRKDSLLAVYPGALAAVFDLLESERASGKVIVVHLVRLLSITVLVSFCIPAQTSAVIAQSSPLVTGTALSLLSLIALSMVLGRLLLRVGVPAPFMLTAIVVTGVYIKMGYLQAFHMPQWSVDSAVVLLGVLIGSKFKDIPLTELMRHGRAGLMSVSLMLLIAAAFAVMAGRVLDSDPFTLWLAYMPGAIETITLVAFSGGLNVVFILTHHLVRMVVLHFAPALLIQARRWREV; translated from the coding sequence ATGAAAACCCTACTCTGCTTGCTGATCGCCATCAGCGTCGGTGTCGCGCTGCAGTACGCCGGCATCCCCCATGGCCTGTTGCTGGGCTCGATACTCGCCACCGCATTGTTCGCCAGCAACCTGCGCTTTTCACCCACCCTGCCCCTCAGTCTTGGCTATGTGCAAATCGTCCTGGGGATCGCAACCGGCCTGATGTTCAAGTCATGGGACAGCCAAACGGCGGCGGCCATGTTGCCCAGCCTGGGGTTCATGCTGCTGGCCCTGGCAGTCCAGAGCGCCGTGGCCGGTTGCTGGCTGCTCAGGGTCTCGGGATGGAACCGCAAGGACAGCCTGCTGGCGGTCTACCCCGGCGCCCTCGCCGCGGTGTTCGACTTGCTCGAGTCCGAACGCGCGTCCGGCAAAGTGATCGTCGTGCACCTGGTCCGCCTGCTGTCGATCACCGTGCTGGTCAGTTTTTGCATTCCCGCGCAGACCAGCGCGGTTATTGCCCAGAGCAGTCCGTTGGTCACGGGTACGGCATTGAGCCTGCTGTCGCTGATCGCCTTGAGCATGGTGCTCGGCCGATTGCTGCTGCGCGTCGGCGTCCCCGCCCCCTTCATGCTCACCGCGATTGTCGTCACCGGCGTCTACATCAAGATGGGTTATCTGCAGGCCTTCCACATGCCGCAATGGAGTGTCGACAGTGCCGTTGTCCTGCTGGGTGTGTTGATTGGCTCGAAGTTCAAGGACATCCCGCTGACGGAACTCATGCGCCACGGCCGTGCCGGGCTGATGTCCGTATCACTCATGCTGCTGATCGCAGCGGCCTTTGCCGTGATGGCCGGGCGGGTGCTGGACAGCGATCCCTTCACGTTGTGGTTGGCGTACATGCCTGGCGCCATCGAGACCATCACACTCGTCGCCTTCAGTGGCGGGTTGAACGTGGTGTTCATCCTGACTCATCATCTGGTGCGGATGGTGGTGCTGCACTTTGCGCCAGCCTTGCTTATTCAGGCGCGGCGCTGGCGGGAGGTTTGA
- a CDS encoding GAD-like domain-containing protein has translation MDEDYAFFIKQFGAPTTRQEVSESSVARYENKLPGQLIEYWKEFGWCGYGDGLFWTVNPQEYEAVLAQWLVDTELYHQDNYYVIARGAFGDLYVWGEKSGYCVTIAAYMARFSTRVSIFTGEKLDFGVRVFFSSMDPDYNDLDLLFKPAVEKLGELKADEMYGLVPALALGGSIDLEHVEKVKTIEYLEFLSQLSPLTDWDFPKI, from the coding sequence TTGGACGAAGATTATGCTTTTTTTATCAAACAGTTCGGCGCTCCAACCACACGCCAGGAAGTTTCGGAATCGAGCGTGGCTCGGTATGAAAACAAACTTCCCGGACAATTGATCGAGTATTGGAAAGAGTTTGGGTGGTGCGGATACGGGGACGGGTTGTTTTGGACGGTCAACCCTCAGGAGTACGAAGCCGTACTGGCGCAGTGGTTGGTTGATACAGAACTTTATCACCAAGATAACTACTATGTTATTGCACGTGGTGCATTTGGTGATCTTTATGTGTGGGGAGAAAAAAGCGGGTATTGCGTGACGATCGCTGCTTATATGGCACGTTTCTCCACCCGTGTCTCCATTTTTACAGGTGAGAAACTTGATTTTGGGGTGCGTGTGTTTTTTTCATCCATGGATCCCGATTATAACGACTTGGATCTTTTGTTTAAACCGGCTGTGGAGAAGTTAGGCGAACTTAAAGCTGACGAAATGTATGGGCTGGTGCCTGCTTTGGCTCTCGGTGGATCGATAGATTTAGAGCATGTTGAAAAGGTCAAAACGATAGAATACTTGGAGTTTTTGTCTCAACTGTCGCCACTTACCGACTGGGATTTTCCGAAAATTTGA
- a CDS encoding GAD-like domain-containing protein, with the protein MDEYFALFVEEFGTQIERREVPESTIARYRHKLPDQLLEYWMEYGWGGYTDGIFWIVNPQDYEPLLSYWLADTEFYDRDCYHVIARSAFGVLYVWGETSGYCLTISCPMARYTFRDSRFTGSQLDFGVKVFFSAMNAGSNDFGEMFVPAVRKLGRLKPDEMYGLVPALALGGSIELDNLRKVNTVEHLEFLSQLSPLRDWGFPDI; encoded by the coding sequence GTGGACGAATATTTTGCACTTTTTGTTGAAGAATTTGGAACTCAAATTGAACGTCGAGAAGTTCCAGAGTCGACCATTGCTCGATATCGGCATAAACTTCCAGATCAATTACTTGAATACTGGATGGAGTATGGTTGGGGCGGATATACAGATGGTATTTTCTGGATTGTCAATCCTCAGGATTATGAGCCGCTGCTGAGCTACTGGTTAGCCGACACTGAGTTTTACGATCGAGACTGTTATCACGTAATCGCCCGCAGCGCTTTTGGTGTGCTTTACGTATGGGGAGAAACAAGCGGGTATTGCCTGACTATCTCATGCCCGATGGCACGCTATACCTTTCGCGACTCCAGATTCACCGGTTCGCAACTCGATTTTGGAGTGAAGGTTTTCTTCTCGGCCATGAATGCTGGATCCAACGATTTTGGAGAGATGTTCGTACCAGCAGTCAGAAAGCTCGGGAGACTCAAGCCTGATGAGATGTATGGACTCGTACCTGCTTTAGCGCTTGGTGGATCGATAGAACTGGATAATCTACGGAAAGTTAATACAGTCGAGCACCTCGAATTTTTATCTCAGTTGTCCCCACTTCGAGATTGGGGTTTTCCTGATATTTGA
- the katG gene encoding catalase/peroxidase HPI yields the protein MANESKCPFNHAAGGGTTNRDWWPNQLNLKILHQHSSLTDPMDEDFNYAEAFKSLDFAALKQDLNALMTDSQEWWPADFGHYGPLFIRMSWHAAGTYRTGDGRGGAGSGQQRFAPLNSWPDNVSLDKARRLLWPIKQKYGRNISWADLIVLTGNVALESMGFKTFGFSGGRKDVWEPDEDVYWGSENKWLGGDTRYGKENEPMQEPGEGPLVAEPGENEESRTEQGRNLENPLAAVQMGLIYVNPEGPEGNPDPLAAAKDIRETFARMAMNDEETVALIAGGHAFGKTHGAGPADNVGAEPEAAGLEQQGLGWKSTFGTGKGGDTITSGLEVTWTTTPTRWSNNYLENLFGFEWELSKSPAGANQWVAKDGAGAGIIPDAHDPSKRRNPTMLTTDLSLRFDPIYEPISRRYLENPDQLADAFARAWFKLIHRDMGPLSRYLGPELPNEELLWQDPIPAVDHPLVDDSDVAALKSKLLASGLTVSQLVSTAWAAASTFRGSDKRGGANGGRLRLAPQKFWQANQPEQLANVLTKLESIQSEFNSGGKKISLADLIVLGGSAGIEQAAKNAGHDVTVPFTPGRMDASQEQTDVESFGFLEPIADGFRNYLKSRYRVPAEALLIDKAQQLTLSAPEMTALLGGLRVLNINAGQTKHGVFTQQPEALTNDFFKNLLDMGVEWKPVSEANEEFEARDRKTGEVKWTGTRVDLVFGSNSQLRALAEFYASSDSKEKFVKDFVAAWTKVMNLDRFDLK from the coding sequence ATGGCAAACGAATCGAAATGCCCGTTCAACCACGCCGCTGGCGGTGGCACGACGAACCGCGACTGGTGGCCGAACCAACTGAATCTGAAGATCCTGCACCAGCACTCGTCCTTGACCGACCCGATGGACGAGGATTTCAACTACGCCGAAGCCTTCAAAAGCCTGGACTTTGCGGCGCTCAAGCAAGACCTGAACGCTCTGATGACCGATTCACAAGAATGGTGGCCGGCGGATTTCGGTCACTACGGGCCCCTCTTCATTCGCATGTCATGGCACGCCGCCGGCACCTATCGCACCGGTGATGGCCGCGGCGGTGCGGGCTCCGGTCAACAGCGCTTCGCGCCACTCAACAGCTGGCCGGACAACGTCAGCCTGGACAAGGCGCGCCGGCTGCTGTGGCCGATCAAGCAAAAATATGGCCGCAATATTTCCTGGGCTGACCTGATCGTCCTGACCGGCAACGTCGCGCTGGAGTCCATGGGCTTCAAGACCTTCGGTTTTTCCGGCGGTCGCAAGGACGTGTGGGAACCGGACGAAGACGTCTACTGGGGTTCGGAAAACAAATGGCTGGGCGGCGACACCCGCTACGGCAAGGAAAACGAGCCCATGCAAGAGCCCGGCGAAGGCCCGCTGGTGGCCGAACCTGGGGAAAACGAGGAGAGCCGCACCGAGCAGGGGCGCAACCTGGAAAACCCTCTCGCGGCGGTGCAGATGGGTTTGATCTACGTCAACCCGGAAGGCCCCGAGGGCAACCCGGATCCGCTCGCCGCGGCGAAGGACATCCGCGAAACCTTCGCCCGCATGGCCATGAATGATGAAGAAACCGTGGCACTGATCGCCGGTGGCCATGCCTTCGGCAAAACCCACGGTGCCGGGCCTGCCGACAATGTCGGCGCCGAACCCGAAGCCGCCGGCCTCGAACAACAGGGCCTGGGCTGGAAGAGCACCTTCGGCACCGGCAAAGGCGGCGACACCATCACCAGCGGCCTGGAAGTGACCTGGACCACCACGCCCACCCGCTGGAGCAACAACTACCTGGAGAACCTGTTCGGTTTCGAGTGGGAACTGAGCAAAAGCCCGGCCGGGGCGAACCAGTGGGTCGCGAAAGACGGCGCCGGCGCCGGCATCATTCCCGATGCCCACGACCCGTCGAAACGGCGCAATCCAACGATGCTGACCACCGACCTGTCGCTGCGCTTCGACCCCATCTATGAACCGATCTCCCGGCGCTACCTGGAGAATCCGGATCAACTGGCCGACGCGTTCGCCCGCGCCTGGTTCAAACTGATCCACCGTGACATGGGTCCACTGTCGCGCTACCTCGGCCCGGAACTGCCCAACGAAGAGCTGCTGTGGCAAGACCCGATTCCAGCGGTCGACCATCCGTTGGTCGACGACAGCGACGTGGCCGCACTCAAGAGCAAACTGCTGGCGTCGGGCCTGACGGTCTCGCAGCTGGTATCAACCGCCTGGGCGGCGGCGTCCACCTTCCGCGGCTCCGACAAACGCGGCGGCGCCAACGGTGGCCGCCTGCGCCTGGCCCCGCAGAAATTCTGGCAGGCCAACCAGCCTGAGCAACTGGCAAACGTGCTGACGAAACTCGAGAGCATCCAAAGCGAGTTCAACAGCGGCGGCAAGAAGATCTCGCTGGCGGACCTGATTGTCCTGGGCGGCAGCGCCGGTATCGAACAGGCGGCGAAAAATGCCGGCCACGACGTCACGGTGCCGTTCACACCAGGACGGATGGACGCCTCGCAAGAGCAGACGGATGTGGAATCCTTCGGTTTCCTCGAACCCATTGCCGATGGTTTCCGCAACTACCTCAAGTCCCGCTACCGCGTGCCCGCCGAGGCCTTACTGATCGACAAGGCACAACAGCTGACACTCAGCGCACCGGAAATGACCGCGCTCCTCGGCGGCCTGCGGGTGTTGAACATCAACGCCGGACAAACCAAGCACGGGGTGTTCACCCAGCAGCCGGAAGCGTTGACCAACGACTTCTTCAAGAACCTGCTGGATATGGGCGTGGAATGGAAGCCGGTCTCGGAGGCTAATGAGGAGTTTGAAGCAAGGGATCGTAAAACCGGTGAAGTGAAGTGGACCGGGACCCGTGTCGATCTGGTCTTCGGTTCGAATTCGCAGCTGCGAGCATTGGCCGAATTCTATGCGAGCAGCGATTCGAAGGAGAAGTTCGTCAAAGACTTCGTTGCAGCCTGGACCAAGGTGATGAACCTGGATCGCTTCGATCTCAAATAA
- the sodC gene encoding superoxide dismutase family protein, with amino-acid sequence MKRSMWFGLIATLATGTAHAASQEVPMNLVSAEGVPKAIGTITVNETPYGLLFTPNLKSLPAGMHGFHVHENGSCEAGMKDGVKGAALAAGGHLDPQKTGKHLGPYADGHLGDLPAVYVTADGIANYPVLAPRLKTLSQIKGHALMIHAGADNHSDMPKPLGGGGDRVACGVI; translated from the coding sequence ATGAAACGCTCCATGTGGTTTGGATTGATCGCTACGCTGGCAACCGGCACGGCACACGCAGCTTCCCAGGAAGTGCCCATGAATCTGGTGAGCGCCGAGGGGGTGCCAAAGGCCATCGGCACGATAACGGTCAACGAGACGCCCTATGGCCTGTTGTTCACGCCGAATCTCAAATCCCTGCCAGCGGGCATGCACGGTTTTCATGTGCACGAAAACGGCAGCTGCGAAGCCGGCATGAAGGATGGGGTCAAAGGTGCCGCGCTGGCGGCCGGGGGACATCTGGACCCGCAGAAAACCGGCAAGCACCTGGGCCCATATGCCGACGGGCACCTGGGGGATCTGCCGGCGGTCTACGTGACAGCCGATGGCATCGCCAACTATCCGGTACTGGCGCCGCGCCTCAAGACGCTCTCGCAAATCAAAGGGCACGCGCTGATGATCCACGCCGGCGCCGATAATCATTCGGACATGCCAAAACCCTTGGGCGGTGGCGGCGATCGTGTGGCGTGCGGTGTGATCTGA